The DNA window AAAGAGGgaatgaaacaaataatttaaaataaactaaaagtgAGGATTGTCTTGTACGTTTTTGCATTGTTTCACTCAactttataatttgtttataaacaTAATTTCAGTATGTGTAATATTTTTCGTATaattaataaagataatataCATAACTTATCTCGTACATTAGTAGAGCAACTTGAGTTTTACCCTTCTTACAATCACCCCGCATTTTACTGGGGCTGAGTCACCTCATGATTTTTTTAACTTCCGGTGTTGTGTTCTTTTCTGGTAATAATGGGGAGGTTTTAAGGGTTTACTGCTGGAGAAATTGGCATGTGATGTGGTCGCCGCGGGGCTCACTCAATATTTACTCGTACAGTGAAACGTCGACGCCATGTTGGAGCAACTTATGGTttcattggatctgaaatctgaGTTTCTGGGCCTCTTTATTATCCATTCCTAGATGATACCTGGGCCGCCTGTTCCTGGCCCTTAATTTCCCATCACCTGAAGACGGAGCCAAGTCCCCAACTCGCAAGGCAGGCAATTCTTCCGCCGGAAACTGAACAACAAACACAGCTTAGCAATTCATAAGGCGAACTGAAGTAAAAGAAGAAATAGTAATGAAGAGACTCAGTCGAGGGCTTATTCCGTGCATGAATTCATTGAGGCAAATTCAAGTAGCAAAATCAAATCCCCATCCTCGTAATCAAAGATCATTTCTTTTACCCGCGATTCccaacatttttctttctttttgtcgCTATTATTCCACCGGTAAGCCTTTTTATGTACTTACCAGATTATGtttcagaagaaaaaaaaagtgtagcTTTCGATTCATTGGAACAATATTCTCGTAATGGGCAGAGCTGCAACCTCAGCTTTCTACTGACCTCCTGAAAATAATGGAACAAAGATTAGTCGCTATTGAGCATAGGAGTGCTTTTCTCGAGAATTTCATGAACCAGGTAAtatcttttaatttcaaattctTTTATGCTTCTGTttaattgtattttgattttttttttaaattgagcttGTGGGTGTTGTTTGAAGACAGCCAGAAGCCTCACCTACCGAGTATTCGAAGGCTAACAAAGAGCTTCATAAACTTAGGGACTCAATGGACTTCATAAATGAGCTGAGAACCAAACAGAAGGTATATTTTTGTCTTCATTTTCTGTCTTGTACTAATGTTCTGTATACAGTTTTATTCTGTGTCGATGAATCAACCTTTTGTCCCTTGTCTGAAGGTATCATGTATCTTGTATATTTCCGTAGCTTTCCTAATTAAGCCTTCAGTAAGTTGACCTGTGTTGATAAATGATGACATAGTATACATACTATGACCCTAGAGGTATCTTTATGCGTTATCCTATTGTTTCCTATAGTTGCTATTATGTTGTGATTTGGTCCAATGAGGATGCTGTTTTAAGTTTCCTTTTTGTTCCCCATTTTAAGTAGGAGATTGATAGTTTGAGGTCATTGATGGCTGAATGCCCCAATGATAAAGACATGCTTGAGATGGCAACTGAGGATCTTGGTAAGGCTTTGGAAGAAGAGAAAAGACTGCAGAACTTGTTACTCAAGTTGTTACTTCCTAGAGATGATGCTGATGAGAGGGACTGCATTTTGGAGGTTAGAGCAGGTAATAACTATATGTTGAGGTGGCACATGAATACTGTTTTTTGTCATTGttttttgttgaatatttttccTGCTTTTTTAATCAGGAACTGGTGGGGAGGAGGCTTCTTTGTTTGCGATGGATGTGTTCAAAATGTAAGTCAGTACAACATGGTGTCATGGTCTGTGCATGAATCACGAGTTTTTTCAGAAGCTGCTTATCTGAGTTTTTACATGGTACACATGGTGTCATGGTCTGTGATGAATCACGAGTTTTTTTCAGAAGCTGCTTATCTGAGAATTCTTTACTTGGATGGTTACAACAGGTATGAGAGGTACTCACAGAAGAAGGGGTGGAAGTTTGAAGTGGTAGATATAGCAGAGTCTGATCTGAAAGGGTATAAGGTATCTATTTCATCTTGTGTGTTTTCTAGGATCTTGGTCTTTCTAAAGTTTATGGAATTATCTTGTGGAGCTTATCTCCTGTCCGCATCACAGAACCTTGACTTCTTGTTCTCCTTATCAGGAAGCTAGTGCAGCAATCTCAGGAGCTGGTGTTTATGGGAAACTTAAATTTGAGAGTGGAATTCACAGAGTTCAGGTTTTTGTTTCCGACTTTTTAACATGCAATATAATGCTTTAAAGCCCAACATAAACGGCGTTTTCTTTTGGCAGCGTGTTCCTGTGACAGAGAAGTCTGGACGGATCCACACTAGTGCTGTATCAATTGCTGTTCTCCCTCAGGCTGATGAGGTGCTTAAGGATATGTTTTgtgtttcaattgttttttttttatctgtTTGGAAGATTGTTAGATTATTTTGTTGGGAGTTTTGTCGGGTTCTCAGACTGCTCATACTAGTTTTGGACATTCCATTGTCACAGTTTAtctgatttatatttttaattactatatcCTTTTTGCCTTCTCTGATTGATGTTCTTGTTGAGGTTCTGCAGGTAGATGTCCGGTTAAGGAATGAAGATTTGAGAATTGATACTTACAGGTCTGGTGGTTCTGGCGGTCAACATGCAAACACCACCAACAGTGCAGTTAGAGTCACACATTTTCCCACTGGTATAACAGTAACTATACAGGATGAACGATCCCAGCATATGGTAAAGAGTACTCAAATGTTGTAGTTTGGATTCTTTTCTGTTGAGATCTTTTGCTTTGAACTTCATTTTTTCCATACTGTGCAGTAGTGTGCCAAGACATACTTGTGAAGTTTGCAGCCTTTCTTAGGTTTTTTTTTGACCTTGGCGtgatttatttgtttcaatatcATCTAAACAGAGAAAAGAGTTTTTCGTTTGAAAAGTTAATGATGCATGCTTAATTTTTATCCACATTGCTAGTTTCAGCTTTTTGGCAATTTTACTGCCCTATCATGTAATGTCTTTAGAAACTACCTCTACTTGTTTGTATATAGAGAAGGCACTTTATCAGTTGAAACTTGACTTTCAACCTGGTCTTAGGTATGAATCTCAGCATGGGGGAGAGTTATCTCTATTTGTGTAAGATCTGTGGGTATGCGCATGAAGTGGAAAAGAAGCTAGTCTTGCATAGATAGCTTTGTATTTCTGTATTGACTTGATTGCATCCATGAGGACAGAAAGTTATAAGTCTTTGAAACTTTCTGGTTACTAATATATATGGCATATTTAAGGTCTCTTAAGTAAAGCATGCAATCTATGGTTATATGTTAGATATGGACTTTAACTTGAAAGCactaaaatatgaatttggatGGTTTGCTAAACAGTATCATCCATCGATATTTTTATCCTGGTGCTTTCGTAACTACCCCTTCTTTTTGCTTCCTATGACAGAACAAAGCTAAGGCCCTTAAAGTACTGTGTGCAAAGCTGTATGAAATGGAGAGGTCCAGAATTCAGACAAGCCGATCAAAGCTTAGATCTGAACAGGTATGGGTTACTAAGAGATGAAATTTTAGATTCTGTCCTTCAGATCCAGATGATTGGGAATTAATCACTTTGATATTAATAGATTGGTAGTGGAGATAGATCCGAGCGCATTCGAACCTATAACTTTCCTCAAGGGCGAGTCACCGATCATCGTGT is part of the Gossypium hirsutum isolate 1008001.06 chromosome D11, Gossypium_hirsutum_v2.1, whole genome shotgun sequence genome and encodes:
- the LOC107912249 gene encoding peptide chain release factor 1, mitochondrial isoform X2, giving the protein MDFINELRTKQKEIDSLRSLMAECPNDKDMLEMATEDLGKALEEEKRLQNLLLKLLLPRDDADERDCILEVRAGTGGEEASLFAMDVFKMYERYSQKKGWKFEVVDIAESDLKGYKEASAAISGAGVYGKLKFESGIHRVQRVPVTEKSGRIHTSAVSIAVLPQADEVDVRLRNEDLRIDTYRSGGSGGQHANTTNSAVRVTHFPTGITVTIQDERSQHMNKAKALKVLCAKLYEMERSRIQTSRSKLRSEQIGSGDRSERIRTYNFPQGRVTDHRVSITYHAIDDVMQGENLDVFVDALLLQQEMDAIATFSSDQ
- the LOC107912249 gene encoding peptide chain release factor 1, mitochondrial isoform X1 gives rise to the protein MKRLSRGLIPCMNSLRQIQVAKSNPHPRNQRSFLLPAIPNIFLSFCRYYSTELQPQLSTDLLKIMEQRLVAIEHRSAFLENFMNQPEASPTEYSKANKELHKLRDSMDFINELRTKQKEIDSLRSLMAECPNDKDMLEMATEDLGKALEEEKRLQNLLLKLLLPRDDADERDCILEVRAGTGGEEASLFAMDVFKMYERYSQKKGWKFEVVDIAESDLKGYKEASAAISGAGVYGKLKFESGIHRVQRVPVTEKSGRIHTSAVSIAVLPQADEVDVRLRNEDLRIDTYRSGGSGGQHANTTNSAVRVTHFPTGITVTIQDERSQHMNKAKALKVLCAKLYEMERSRIQTSRSKLRSEQIGSGDRSERIRTYNFPQGRVTDHRVSITYHAIDDVMQGENLDVFVDALLLQQEMDAIATFSSDQ